The DNA sequence TCGCGCCTTCGCGGTGCGCTCAATCCTGGCGTGCGCCCGCGTGAAGTCTTTGCGTGGTCACTCTATGACTTTGCCAACTCCGGCTACACCACGGTGGTACTGACGGCCGTCTTCAACGCCTATTTTGTTGGCGTCGTGGCCGGCAATGCGTCGTGGGCGACGCTGGCCTGGACCGGCACCCTGTCGGTGTCCTACCTGATCGTCATGCTGGCCATGCCGGGCCTGGGTGCCTGGGCCGACTCGCGGGGCGCCAAGAAGCGGCTGTTGGCCGTCAGCAGTGTGGGCTGCATCGCGGCGACGGCGTCCCTGGCGCTGGTCGGGCCGGGCGGGTTGTGGCTGGCCGTGGCGGCGGTGATCGTCTCCAACGTGTGCTTCAGTATTGGCGAGTCGGTCATTGCAGCCTTTTTGCCCGAACTGGCCAGGCCCGAGGCGCTGGGGCGCGTATCGGGCTGGGGCTGGAGCTTTGGTTATTTCGGCGGCATGCTGACCTTGGGGCTGTCGCTGCTGATCGTCACGCGGTCGCAGGCGGCAGGCGAGACGGCCACCCATTTCGTGCCGCTGACGATGCTGCTGACGGCCGGGATCTTCGCGATCGCAGCCGTGCCGGTGTTCGTTTTTCTGAAAGAGCGGTCCGCGCCGCAGCGGGGCGGGGCGGTGGCCAACAGCGCCACCGCCACGGCAACGCGCACGGCAACTTCACCCGACGCAGCCGCTGCGACCGCCGGCGCATTGGGCGTGCCGCCCTCCGCCGCGGGCAAGTCGCTGGGCTTCATGGGCGTGATGCGGCAGCTGGGTGCCTCCTGGCGCGCCACCAAAGCCTTTCCCGACTTCCGCAATCTGCTGATTTGCGGCGTGTTCTATCAGGCGGGCATCGCGGTGGTGATCACCCTGGCCGCCGTCTACGCCGAGCAGGTCATGAAGTTCCAGCAGGCCCAGATCATGATGCTGGTCTTCCTGGTGAACATCACGGCGGCGGCTGGCGCCTTCAGCTTCGGTTTCGTGCAGGACCGCATCGGCCACCGGGCTGCCCTGGCCGCCACCCTGGTCGGCTGGATCGCCATGGTCCTGACCG is a window from the Pigmentiphaga litoralis genome containing:
- a CDS encoding MFS transporter → MRYRLPMNSTPTSSRLRGALNPGVRPREVFAWSLYDFANSGYTTVVLTAVFNAYFVGVVAGNASWATLAWTGTLSVSYLIVMLAMPGLGAWADSRGAKKRLLAVSSVGCIAATASLALVGPGGLWLAVAAVIVSNVCFSIGESVIAAFLPELARPEALGRVSGWGWSFGYFGGMLTLGLSLLIVTRSQAAGETATHFVPLTMLLTAGIFAIAAVPVFVFLKERSAPQRGGAVANSATATATRTATSPDAAAATAGALGVPPSAAGKSLGFMGVMRQLGASWRATKAFPDFRNLLICGVFYQAGIAVVITLAAVYAEQVMKFQQAQIMMLVFLVNITAAAGAFSFGFVQDRIGHRAALAATLVGWIAMVLTAYFAQTPGGFWAAAALAGLCMGSSQSAGRAMTGALAPATRLGEFFALWTFATRLAAIIGPLTYGMVTWITDGNHRLGILITGVFFVIGLLVLTRIDMRRGEALRVAQAGQVA